The proteins below are encoded in one region of Scatophagus argus isolate fScaArg1 chromosome 24, fScaArg1.pri, whole genome shotgun sequence:
- the LOC124055557 gene encoding uncharacterized protein LOC124055557 isoform X2: MEEECEQVCEEEARADEAMLWSIREALERQTLQIGASACGATAVVDVLKALGVDVAPEEADRCVQTRLRRNESPLPDYLLSRSEAGATHAQLIRGAEEASQDHVTGRFFHFHPRRLVKLVPWLARWIRKGAVPVATMNMQLAVPEGEEVPDAWHHQLIFGVAPNAVFMTNPLDVVSEAELHQRLCSESVLLIRREDVLQRLTADTCLSSLSDPRWKALDVEGEADAPRRERRWSQVDAHHDPRSVQFRHHSLRTSTVGVGTGTPQCS, from the exons ATGGAGGAAGAGTGTGAGCAGGTCTGTGAGGAGGAGGCACGAGCAGATGAAGCCATGCTGTGGTCCATCCGGGAGGCTCTGGAGAGGCAGACCCTGCAGATAGGAGCGTCCGCCTGCGGGGCCACGGCTGTGGTGGATGTGCTGAAGGCGCTCGGCGTGGACGTGGCCCCCGAGGAAGCAGACCGCTGCGTCCAAACACGCCTGAGGAGGAACGAGTCACCGCTGCCGGACTACCTGCTGTCCCGGAGCGAAGCCG GTGCGACTCACGCTCAACTCATCCGAGGAGCAGAGGAGGCCAGTCAGGACCACGTAACGGGTCGCTTCTTCCACTTTCACCCTCGGCGGCTGGTCAAACTGGTCCCCTGGCTCGCACGCTGGATCCGAAAGGGTGCCGTTCCCGTGGCGACCATGAACATGCAGCTGGCTGTACCCGAGGGAGAGGAGGTGCCCGACGCCTGGCACCATCAGCTCATATTTGGCGTGGCGCcaaatgctgttttcatgaCTAATCCTTTAGATGTAG TGAGCGAGGCAGAGTTACACCAGAGACTCTGCAGTGAATCTGTGCTGCTGATTCGCCGAGAAGACGTCCTGCAGCGGCTGACAGCAGACACCTGTCTTTCCAGCCTGTCGGACCCGCGGTGGAAAGCCCTGGATGTCGAAG GTGAGGCAGATGCGCCTAGAAGAGAAAGAAGGTGGAGCCAAGTTGATGCACATCACGATCCCCGCAGCGTACAGTTCAGGCATCACAGTCTTCGCACTTCAACAGTCGGAGTTGGGACGGGAACTCCTCAGTGCTCCTGA
- the LOC124055557 gene encoding uncharacterized protein LOC124055557 isoform X1, with protein sequence MEEECEQVCEEEARADEAMLWSIREALERQTLQIGASACGATAVVDVLKALGVDVAPEEADRCVQTRLRRNESPLPDYLLSRSEAGATHAQLIRGAEEASQDHVTGRFFHFHPRRLVKLVPWLARWIRKGAVPVATMNMQLAVPEGEEVPDAWHHQLIFGVAPNAVFMTNPLDVVSEAELHQRLCSESVLLIRREDVLQRLTADTCLSSLSDPRWKALDVEGQVRQMRLEEKEGGAKLMHITIPAAYSSGITVFALQQSELGRELLSAPELPLL encoded by the exons ATGGAGGAAGAGTGTGAGCAGGTCTGTGAGGAGGAGGCACGAGCAGATGAAGCCATGCTGTGGTCCATCCGGGAGGCTCTGGAGAGGCAGACCCTGCAGATAGGAGCGTCCGCCTGCGGGGCCACGGCTGTGGTGGATGTGCTGAAGGCGCTCGGCGTGGACGTGGCCCCCGAGGAAGCAGACCGCTGCGTCCAAACACGCCTGAGGAGGAACGAGTCACCGCTGCCGGACTACCTGCTGTCCCGGAGCGAAGCCG GTGCGACTCACGCTCAACTCATCCGAGGAGCAGAGGAGGCCAGTCAGGACCACGTAACGGGTCGCTTCTTCCACTTTCACCCTCGGCGGCTGGTCAAACTGGTCCCCTGGCTCGCACGCTGGATCCGAAAGGGTGCCGTTCCCGTGGCGACCATGAACATGCAGCTGGCTGTACCCGAGGGAGAGGAGGTGCCCGACGCCTGGCACCATCAGCTCATATTTGGCGTGGCGCcaaatgctgttttcatgaCTAATCCTTTAGATGTAG TGAGCGAGGCAGAGTTACACCAGAGACTCTGCAGTGAATCTGTGCTGCTGATTCGCCGAGAAGACGTCCTGCAGCGGCTGACAGCAGACACCTGTCTTTCCAGCCTGTCGGACCCGCGGTGGAAAGCCCTGGATGTCGAAG GTCAGGTGAGGCAGATGCGCCTAGAAGAGAAAGAAGGTGGAGCCAAGTTGATGCACATCACGATCCCCGCAGCGTACAGTTCAGGCATCACAGTCTTCGCACTTCAACAGTCGGAGTTGGGACGGGAACTCCTCAGTGCTCCTGAGCTCCCTTTGTTGTGA